A region of uncultured Campylobacter sp. DNA encodes the following proteins:
- a CDS encoding histidinol-phosphatase, whose translation MRVDLHNHTYLCNHANGEPRQYLEAAIARGIEIFGFADHAPMNFDQKYRMSFEQMELYEGMIRDLRDEFSGRIDVRLGYEVDFMTKKELMDERIFAREVDYLIGSVHFLNNWGFDNEEFLDQWSGREIDDVYREYFALICALCRSGKFDILGHIDLIKIFKFTPKKDIRVLAGGAINAIKKSGIVVELNSAGLRKPANEIYPSDALLQMLADADVPITLSSDAHSVAQVALNYDKIYAKAREFGYERIAVFKNRERQFVNLA comes from the coding sequence ATGAGGGTCGATCTACACAACCACACCTATCTTTGCAACCACGCTAACGGCGAGCCGCGACAGTATTTGGAAGCGGCAATCGCACGAGGCATAGAAATTTTCGGCTTTGCGGATCACGCGCCGATGAACTTCGATCAAAAATACCGAATGAGCTTCGAGCAGATGGAGCTTTACGAGGGGATGATTAGGGATCTGCGAGATGAGTTTAGCGGGCGGATCGACGTGCGGCTGGGATACGAGGTCGATTTTATGACGAAAAAAGAGCTAATGGATGAGCGGATTTTCGCGCGCGAGGTTGATTATCTCATCGGTTCGGTGCATTTTTTAAACAACTGGGGCTTTGATAACGAGGAATTTTTAGATCAGTGGAGCGGGCGCGAAATAGACGACGTTTATCGCGAATACTTTGCGCTGATCTGCGCGCTATGTAGAAGCGGTAAATTCGACATTTTAGGGCACATAGATCTGATTAAAATTTTTAAATTTACTCCGAAAAAAGATATTAGAGTTTTGGCAGGTGGCGCGATAAACGCGATCAAAAAAAGCGGTATCGTCGTGGAGCTAAACTCCGCAGGGCTTCGCAAACCCGCAAATGAAATTTACCCAAGCGACGCGCTTTTGCAGATGCTAGCGGATGCGGACGTGCCGATCACACTTAGCTCGGACGCGCACTCGGTAGCTCAAGTAGCGCTAAACTACGATAAAATTTACGCCAAAGCGCGCGAGTTCGGCTACGAGCGGATCGCAGTTTTCAAAAATCGCGAGCGGCAGTTCGTAAATTTGGCGTAA
- a CDS encoding Nif3-like dinuclear metal center hexameric protein, with the protein MKTGEIYEILNAAAPFCDAEAWDNSGLMLGSLDDEISKIYLSLDVTSELVREAEAGSLFVVHHPLIFSPLKSLDPRLYPANLIYEMIRKNISLIAMHTNFDKHVLNGFVAREILKFEITDEREFLVFMRADLSFEALCADIKRKLGIEHLRAVKTKNFIQNIALCTGSGSELNQSLGVDCFITGDIKYHAALQNLENGVSLIDINHFESERYFGRALAPFLQKSEIEVIISEQKNPFTYY; encoded by the coding sequence ATGAAAACGGGCGAAATTTATGAAATTTTAAACGCCGCCGCGCCATTTTGCGACGCGGAGGCGTGGGATAATAGCGGGCTAATGCTCGGAAGCTTGGATGATGAAATTTCAAAAATCTATCTAAGCCTCGACGTTACTAGCGAGCTGGTGCGCGAGGCGGAGGCGGGCTCGCTTTTCGTGGTGCACCACCCGCTGATTTTCAGCCCGCTAAAATCGCTCGATCCGCGGCTATATCCTGCAAATTTGATCTATGAGATGATCCGCAAAAATATCTCGCTTATCGCGATGCATACGAACTTTGACAAGCACGTTTTAAACGGGTTCGTAGCGCGCGAAATTTTAAAATTTGAAATTACGGATGAGCGGGAATTTTTAGTTTTCATGCGCGCGGATTTGAGCTTTGAGGCTCTGTGCGCGGATATAAAACGCAAGCTTGGCATCGAGCATCTGCGCGCCGTGAAGACGAAAAATTTCATCCAAAATATCGCGCTTTGCACCGGTAGCGGAAGCGAACTGAACCAAAGCTTGGGCGTGGATTGCTTCATCACGGGCGATATAAAATATCACGCGGCGCTTCAAAATTTAGAAAACGGCGTGAGTTTAATTGATATAAATCATTTTGAAAGTGAGCGCTATTTTGGGCGCGCGCTCGCACCTTTCTTGCAAAAAAGCGAAATTGAAGTTATAATAAGCGAGCAAAAAAATCCATTTACGTATTATTAA
- a CDS encoding GyrI-like domain-containing protein — protein MKILKLRESFEICGPKARTNNADEMSGRGVIANLWGEFLKFNARRSSAEKSEIYAAYYDYENGAQGEYSVLIGSCSKEQHHKESHDETCKSAKQCCKNERDETCDKLRIEAGDYAVFDFANEPMRTGEYWAEI, from the coding sequence TTGAAAATTTTAAAATTGCGCGAGAGCTTTGAAATTTGCGGGCCAAAGGCTCGTACAAACAACGCGGATGAGATGAGCGGGCGAGGGGTGATCGCAAATTTGTGGGGCGAGTTTTTAAAATTTAACGCTAGAAGAAGCAGCGCCGAGAAAAGCGAAATTTATGCTGCGTATTACGACTATGAAAACGGCGCACAGGGCGAATACTCCGTGCTAATAGGCTCTTGCTCGAAAGAACAGCACCATAAAGAAAGCCACGACGAAACTTGCAAATCCGCGAAGCAGTGCTGCAAAAATGAGCGCGATGAAACCTGCGATAAATTACGTATTGAAGCGGGCGATTACGCGGTTTTTGATTTTGCGAACGAGCCTATGAGAACTGGCGAATACTGGGCTGAAATTTGA
- a CDS encoding peptidase U32 family protein: MKKPELLAPAGNLTKLKIALAYGADAVYASTGSFSLRQRSAKEFNKESFAQGVAYAHERGKKLYATVNGFATNGQLGNIERHLEFLRDLRVDGILVATLGVASLARAVAPQIPIHVSTQANVLNYLDAQVWAELGAVRIVAAREMTLKDAVQIKDKIPNLEIEIFVHGSMCFAYSGRCLVSAVQSGRFSNRGSCANDCRFNYELYAKNPETSALFRLQEREGEGTFVMNAKDLSLISHVQKIMQTGAIDSFKIEGRTKSEYYVACATNAYRAAIDDAAGDKFEAGIYEREIATLKNRGFSDGYLIKRPYEREDTQNLDRSIELGTHQVCAISQDGEFISVKDKILPGVSYEIFAPRGFEICPCDNEIGEIFELSGKPYLKFKKLQSRSGKEFSEIHSGNLNEIKLPAKLAEFCFLRKEIE, encoded by the coding sequence TTGAAAAAACCCGAACTCTTAGCTCCTGCTGGGAATTTAACGAAACTAAAAATCGCCCTGGCTTACGGCGCGGACGCCGTGTATGCGAGCACCGGCTCATTTTCGCTGCGCCAGCGAAGCGCGAAGGAATTTAACAAGGAAAGCTTCGCGCAGGGCGTCGCATACGCGCACGAGCGCGGCAAGAAGCTCTATGCAACCGTAAACGGCTTTGCGACCAACGGCCAGCTAGGAAACATCGAAAGGCATTTGGAATTTCTTCGCGACCTGCGCGTAGATGGAATTTTAGTTGCCACTTTAGGCGTCGCAAGCCTCGCGCGAGCAGTAGCGCCGCAAATTCCGATTCACGTCTCTACCCAAGCTAACGTGCTAAATTATCTCGACGCGCAGGTTTGGGCGGAGCTGGGCGCCGTTCGCATCGTCGCAGCGCGCGAAATGACGCTCAAAGACGCCGTGCAGATCAAAGATAAAATTCCAAACTTAGAGATTGAAATTTTCGTGCACGGCTCGATGTGCTTCGCATACAGCGGGCGCTGTCTCGTAAGCGCGGTGCAAAGCGGGCGCTTTAGCAACCGCGGAAGCTGCGCGAACGACTGTAGATTTAACTACGAGCTTTACGCTAAAAATCCCGAAACTAGCGCGCTTTTCCGATTACAAGAGCGCGAAGGCGAGGGCACTTTCGTAATGAACGCGAAGGATCTTAGCCTAATTTCGCACGTGCAAAAGATCATGCAAACGGGCGCGATCGACAGTTTCAAAATCGAAGGACGCACCAAGAGCGAATACTACGTCGCGTGTGCTACGAACGCTTACCGCGCGGCGATCGACGATGCCGCGGGCGATAAATTTGAGGCTGGGATCTACGAGCGCGAGATTGCGACGCTTAAAAACCGCGGTTTTAGCGACGGATATTTGATAAAACGCCCGTACGAGCGAGAGGATACGCAAAATTTAGACCGAAGCATCGAGCTTGGCACGCATCAGGTTTGCGCGATCTCGCAGGACGGCGAGTTTATAAGCGTCAAGGATAAAATTTTACCCGGCGTTTCGTATGAAATTTTCGCTCCGCGCGGCTTTGAAATTTGCCCTTGCGATAATGAAATCGGCGAAATTTTTGAGCTTAGCGGCAAGCCATATTTGAAATTTAAGAAGCTGCAAAGCCGCAGCGGTAAGGAATTTAGCGAGATTCACAGCGGCAATCTAAATGAGATTAAGCTGCCTGCGAAGCTCGCGGAGTTTTGCTTTTTAAGAAAGGAGATAGAATGA
- a CDS encoding zinc ribbon domain-containing protein, with translation MNKYLSQLVQLCEFDKQLDGFKPKIEAAQERLSKKSGEISGAKEQIETLNAEIAELKSQILQANAQLSAFSSKLKSTGKKSGAAKTEKEIKALSVEEDIAKEQLEATNEEIERLEKIVAAKEALVKEQSEKQEALEAELKSLQEQVSAEMGEVEVARGGIYAKRDKLMQAMNPKTVSFYEKIRKWAGNTAVSPVRKQACYGCFMRISDKTYSAVIKSDDIVTCPYCGRILYKEAE, from the coding sequence ATGAACAAATATTTAAGCCAATTGGTGCAGCTTTGCGAATTCGATAAGCAGCTGGACGGATTTAAGCCTAAAATCGAGGCTGCGCAGGAGAGACTAAGCAAAAAAAGCGGCGAAATTTCAGGCGCAAAAGAGCAGATCGAAACTCTAAATGCGGAGATCGCCGAGCTAAAATCTCAAATTTTACAAGCAAACGCGCAGCTGAGCGCCTTTTCGTCCAAACTAAAAAGCACGGGCAAAAAAAGCGGCGCGGCAAAAACCGAAAAGGAGATCAAAGCTCTTAGCGTCGAAGAGGACATCGCAAAAGAGCAGCTCGAGGCCACAAACGAGGAGATCGAAAGACTAGAAAAGATCGTAGCCGCAAAAGAGGCGCTCGTAAAAGAGCAGAGCGAAAAGCAAGAGGCGCTTGAGGCCGAGCTAAAAAGCTTGCAGGAGCAGGTAAGCGCCGAGATGGGCGAGGTCGAGGTCGCTCGCGGCGGGATCTACGCCAAGCGCGATAAGCTAATGCAGGCGATGAACCCAAAAACCGTCTCATTCTACGAAAAGATTCGCAAGTGGGCGGGCAATACGGCGGTCTCGCCGGTGCGCAAGCAGGCCTGCTACGGCTGCTTTATGCGCATAAGCGACAAGACCTATTCTGCGGTCATCAAAAGCGACGACATCGTAACCTGCCCGTATTGCGGCAGAATTTTATATAAAGAAGCTGAGTGA
- a CDS encoding 3-deoxy-D-manno-octulosonic acid transferase, giving the protein MIYTALAFLAWLVAAPFIFILSFKKKYRTSLKARFFLYKNPKFSPAAVHFHACSLGEVNALAPLISKFESVALSTTTQTGFNAARSLTPNSRYLPFENWLPFWLTGSRVLVIFEAELWLNLVRCAKARGSYVILLNARISDRSYASYLRFKLYYRKAFENIDLVLAQSELDAARLRELGAKNIKVAGNIKSANIAVATKDYSAAAANSFVLTISNTHEGEEELILSNLNDFIKFRSSQSALEKDPRATDSHGDRGLPGAELHGETSSLEPVNLNAASLDGAIPSDASSAVPNTAPLNGASLNFTAPNTATSTAAPQKLKIILAPRHPERFEKVREICEIWAREHELSFERFSDGAGLRSDFILLDAFGELANFYKISNVVILGGSFLRNIGGHSPIEAASFGVPIISGRFFHNQKALYALVQNIALCGANEISNALKEPLKGTRIDKICDLQEIENLIKERI; this is encoded by the coding sequence GTGATCTACACCGCCTTGGCGTTTTTGGCGTGGCTCGTCGCTGCGCCTTTTATTTTTATCCTAAGCTTTAAAAAAAAATACCGCACGAGCCTGAAGGCGCGATTTTTTCTATACAAAAACCCTAAATTTAGCCCCGCAGCGGTGCACTTTCACGCTTGCAGTTTGGGCGAGGTAAACGCTCTTGCTCCGCTAATTTCTAAATTTGAGAGCGTCGCGCTTAGCACGACCACACAGACGGGCTTTAATGCGGCGCGCTCTCTCACGCCGAACTCTCGCTACCTGCCGTTTGAAAACTGGCTTCCGTTTTGGCTTACGGGCAGCCGCGTGCTGGTGATCTTTGAAGCGGAGCTGTGGCTAAATTTAGTGCGCTGTGCCAAGGCGCGCGGAAGCTACGTGATCCTGCTAAATGCGCGCATTAGCGACCGCTCGTATGCGAGTTATCTGCGTTTTAAGCTTTATTATCGCAAAGCGTTTGAAAATATCGATCTGGTGCTTGCGCAAAGCGAGCTTGATGCGGCGCGGCTACGGGAGCTCGGCGCAAAAAATATAAAGGTTGCGGGCAACATAAAAAGCGCAAATATCGCCGTTGCAACGAAGGATTATTCCGCCGCGGCCGCAAATAGCTTCGTGCTTACGATCTCAAATACTCACGAGGGCGAAGAGGAGCTTATTTTATCAAATTTAAACGATTTTATAAAATTTCGCAGCTCGCAGAGTGCTCTCGAAAAAGACCCGCGCGCAACGGACTCTCATGGGGATAGGGGCTTGCCTGGGGCTGAGCTTCACGGAGAGACGAGCTCGCTTGAGCCGGTAAATTTAAACGCGGCTTCTTTGGATGGGGCTATTCCAAGCGATGCTTCGTCCGCCGTGCCGAATACGGCGCCTTTAAACGGCGCGTCTTTAAATTTTACCGCACCGAATACGGCGACTTCGACTGCCGCGCCGCAAAAGCTAAAAATCATCCTGGCGCCGAGACATCCGGAGCGCTTTGAAAAGGTACGTGAAATTTGTGAGATTTGGGCGCGCGAGCATGAGCTTAGCTTTGAACGATTTAGCGACGGCGCGGGGCTTCGGAGCGATTTTATTTTGCTAGATGCTTTCGGGGAGCTAGCGAACTTTTATAAAATTTCAAACGTCGTGATCTTGGGCGGCAGCTTTTTGCGCAATATCGGCGGACATAGCCCGATCGAGGCGGCGAGCTTCGGCGTGCCGATCATCAGCGGGCGATTTTTTCATAATCAAAAGGCGCTGTATGCACTCGTACAAAACATCGCTCTGTGCGGCGCGAACGAAATTTCAAACGCTTTAAAAGAGCCGCTAAAGGGCACGCGGATAGATAAAATTTGCGATTTGCAAGAGATAGAAAATTTAATCAAGGAAAGAATTTAA
- the purE gene encoding 5-(carboxyamino)imidazole ribonucleotide mutase, which translates to MKFVSIIMGSKSDYEVVYEAAKILNEFGAPYEMIVSSAHRSPARTAKYVADAEKKGAQVFICAAGMAAHLAGAVAANTTKPVLGVPLGGSALSGVDALYSTVQMPAGIPVATLAIGKAGAKNAAYLAVQILALSDEVLSSKLKADRAAKAEALKKDSEQIEVLLEG; encoded by the coding sequence ATGAAATTTGTTTCTATAATAATGGGCTCAAAGAGCGATTACGAGGTCGTTTACGAGGCGGCTAAAATTTTAAACGAATTCGGCGCGCCGTACGAGATGATCGTATCTTCGGCGCACCGAAGCCCCGCCCGCACGGCTAAATACGTCGCGGATGCCGAGAAAAAAGGCGCGCAGGTTTTCATCTGCGCGGCGGGCATGGCGGCGCATCTTGCTGGAGCGGTCGCTGCGAATACGACCAAACCGGTGCTCGGCGTCCCGCTCGGCGGTAGCGCGCTTAGCGGCGTAGATGCGCTGTATTCGACCGTGCAGATGCCTGCGGGTATCCCCGTCGCGACGCTTGCGATCGGCAAGGCGGGAGCGAAAAACGCGGCGTATCTGGCGGTGCAAATTTTAGCTCTAAGCGACGAAGTGCTAAGCTCGAAGCTAAAGGCGGATCGCGCGGCAAAAGCGGAGGCTCTGAAAAAGGACTCCGAGCAGATCGAAGTGCTGCTTGAAGGCTAG